DNA sequence from the Leptospira mtsangambouensis genome:
GATTATTTCGTTGCAATTTGGATGGAACAAATTGTTCATATCATGATATTTCTTCAAACCAAGGAGCAAATTCAGGATTAAGTCCTGCAATTACAATTGATGAAAAAAACCAAAAAATACTAGTTGTTACTCGAAATGGAGCCAATAGTAATAAACTAGCTCTTTTTAGATGTAATATCGATGTTAGTGGATGTAGTTATTTAGATTTGTCTACCGGCCAATCTAATGAATCAGGTTGGTATCCCTCCGCTGCTATCGATTCTATAAATGATAAGGTTTTAATTGTCACAGAAAATAGAGGAAATGATACCAAACCAAGTTTATTTCGATGTGATTTAGATGGAACGAATTGTTCCCATACGGATATATCGGCAGGGCAAGGAAATGCAACTGGTTATACTCCTCAATTGACTATAGATTATTTCAATAAAAAACTAATGGCAGTCATGCGATCAGTTAATAAAGTAAGTTTGCGGTATTGTAATTTGGATGGTTCAAGTTGCGCCTTTCGCGATATACCAATAAGTGGTCTTGAAAATCCGCATGCGTCAATTGATTATGCAAATAATAAGTTTTTGATTGTTGCGAATCAAACTTCCAATACAAAGCCATTACTTATAAAATGTGATAGAGATGGAAATAATTGTGGCTCCGTAAATTTCGCCACATCACAACCTGATAAAACAGGCAATTATCCAAATTTATTAATTGATAAAGTCAATGGAAAACTATTTGTCACTGCAATCCGTAAAGGTACTTTAGCATATTTCCCAAATGTATGGCGATGTAATTTAGATGGAAGTAGTTGTACATATTTAGATTTTAATTTAAATTTTGGTGGTGATGCTCACCCACGAACACTTCTTGACACGAATTCTGGAAAAATACTCATCATTACAAATAGTAGTATCGCCAGTCATAAACCAAATCTTTTCATCTGGTAATGTCTCTTGCGCCAGGGATACGAAGGGCTTGGTCTCACCCAGGATGGGTGAGACGGGAGCGAAAGCGCACCCCGGAGTGAGCCCGGTCGTTGATTGGTTTATTGATGATCATCAAACCAATGCGAGGCGTACAAATTCATAATTTATGAAATAACTTGTATCTAAATTTAGGAAAACAATGAAACAAACTATCAAATCTCTCACATTTTTAATTTTCACTTTCTCCATCAGTCTCCAAGCAGAGCCCAATTCCATTCGTGGTCGGTATTACTTGGAAGGAACCTATGCTGATAGTTTTTTTTCACCCACTAAGCCTTACAAAGTCAGAGAAGGTTTGATGAGTAAAGAAAACAATTTCGAAAATAGAGGAAATGTTTTTGGACCTTATACAACGGCTTATGGAACCGATATAGAAAAGTTAGCAAGTTGGTATGCATTCGATAATGCACCAAAAGGAAAAATTGAAAGCCAATCACAATCTATTTTTTTTGAATACGTTTTTCAATCCGGGATTGGCCTCGGTCTTGGACTTACACAAACTAGTTTTCAAGCAAAGGACTTAAGCAAAACTAAAGTTGATACTATGTTTGAATTGGGTTATTTAAGTCGTCTGAATCCTGAGTTTCAAGGGTATCCAATCACTCAGATCATTCAGTATGAAATCATGACTCCTTACCAAACATTTTCTGATCATGATTTTTTGCACATGCGTTATGCGAGTTTCCAGTTGGCTTATCACTTTCTTGAAAAATCTATTTTTGATCCTTATATCCGAATTGGTGCTGGTATTGGAAAAGAACGATTTTATAAAGCAAACATCCTTCAATCCAATTTGACAATTGGAACTAGAATATTTTTTTCCGAACGATTCTATTTGGTTTTAGAGGCCGTTGGAAATAATTATGATGCGAGAAAAGATGTACAAAGTCCAAAACTTATGAATTTGAATCGAACGAAGAATGAACACATTTGGTCGTTACAAGAATATTCTGCAAAGATTGGAGTGGGTATGAGTTTTTAATTTATATTATTCTAAAAACAAAGAGAAATGATTCAAATTTTTACCAAAATTACAGGATACAAAACAAATAGAATTTCAATGAAACTCATAACCTTAATCAGTGTTTTCTTTTTTTCTGCCTCAGTTCTATTAGCTGAAGATTCCAATTCTTTATCCAAAACAATTGAATACGGATTGAAAGCGCAAAACATTACTTATTTCCCTTATGAAACTTCTACCTTTCGTCAATCACAATCAAATTTAAAAAATAACAAAGAGATTGCCTACTTGCCTTTCGTTAAGTATAGAAATAAAGGGAATAAATTTGGTTTTGATTTTGATATGATAGATGTAAATTTAAATAATCCATATTTTAAGGGAGTTCCTTGGGGAAACTATGCCATACCAACAACAATCAGTTATGGAAATGCCCAAAGACAAGAGTTTCGATTTAATTTTTTCTATCTTCCTATGGAAAATGAGATTTTTTATTTTGGGCTTGGAATTTTGAAAATCGATCGTTTTTATAAAAATCAAAATTTTGAAGACTATTCAAATATTTATTCTGACAAAATTAATTCCTATGGAATTTCATTACCACTTCGAAGTAAAATTCAGTTATATGAAGGTTTTGAATTAAATTTAGGTTTTGATCCCTATCTAACTTATGGAAACAGGCATTATGTGAACCAAAGGTTTAGCCAAGTATACAATGGGGATGGTTTTAGGGGTTCTACTTTTTATCTTACAAAAACCAACCCAAATAACATAACTGAAATCTTGGGATTTCAAGCCGAAATTTCACTCTCATATAAGTTTTATGAAAATTTAAAGTTTTATATAGGTTTTAGTAGAAACCAGTCAAGGATTCGATCCATTAATTTTGATCAAACGAACTATTCATACAGAAATGATTTTCTTTATGTAACTAATGGATATACGTTTGAGAAGTTGATAGATACACATAGTTCGATCTATTTCGGTATTTCAAATACACATTAATATCCTTTACAAAAGAATTACTTGAGTATAATTAGAATTGAATCCTCATGTTCGCAACTATCAAAGAATACAAACCACAACCATCTCTCGATAGGTATGTGGAAAGTTATCTTCATATCCAAAGTCATGATGATTTTACAAAGTCAATTTTCCCTCATCATTCCTTTGTTTTGACGATTCTTCTAAAAGGAAATCATCAGTATCGAATGCATACAGATTTGAATGCTTTGCCTGCTATTTCTTTGTCTGGACTTCGAAAATCAGTTAAACATAATATACTGTCCAAAGGATCGGAAATTATCATTGTAAAATTCCAACCATGGGGTGCTTTTTCTTTTTTCAATATGCCGATGAATGAATTGAATGAAATCGGAATTTCTGGTTACAACTTATTGCATCAAGCGGATCTAAATGTATTACATTCACGTTTGCTAGAAGAAAAAAATTCTAATTTGAAGATTCAAAGTTTAGAGATTTTTTTACTTAAAATGATTAAAAAACAAACGGTGGATCAACGAATTTATGAAGCAATTTCAACTATGAAACGTTCGCAAGGTAGAATCAAAATCAATACAATTGCTGATTCAATTAATTTGACTATAGATACATTTGAAAAAAAATTTCGTGAAGTAACGGGAGGAACACCAAAACAAATTTCTTCCATCATACGTATGAATTCTGCAATCAGAGAAATTCCAAAATATGAATCATTCACTAGGCTTGCACATGATTTTGGTTATTTTGACCAGTCCCATTTTATCAAAGAATTCAAATCATTCACCGGAAAAACACCTTCTCAATTTTTAAGATAAAAAATTGAACCACCTTGATTTTTTACAATTTTTCCTCTGAATCCTCTGTTATAACAATTCAATACTGATAAAGATAAGGAAGTTTGTGTATGTTACAAAATTTGAATCAATTGAATTGGGTCGCCATCGTTTTGGCTTTCCTTGGTTATTTTATTTTAGGTTATGTTTGGTTTACCATTTTATTTGCTAAATTGTATCGAATATCACTTGGGAAAGACAATGAATTACAGAAACCGTTGGCTATGTTATTTGTTTTGGGTCCGGCAATTTGTATGTTATTCATTACAATCACAACAGCAGTTTTGTTTTCTGCATTACAAGTTCGCCAACCCATCGATGCATTCATTTGGGGAAGTTTGGTTGGAATTGGGTATTTGTCTGCAAATACAGTCAATATCGCAATCAATCCCAATATTCCAAAACCAATTCTATATGGTGCCATATCAAGTGGTTACCACTTCGTCGGAGTCAACATAGTGTCTTTCCTACTCATCCAAAGATTCTAAGATCCAAATACAGCGACAACCTTACTAGTGCGGAGTGGTTATCGAACAGGAAACCGATCGAGTTCAAGAAAAATTCTAGACTAATTTATGGAAATCATCAGTATCAAACCCAGTCACTAATACCACATAGGAAGATATTTTAAAGTTGAAACATACAATCACTAGAATTTTGGCTTTTACTGATTCATTAGGAATGCCTAGGAAAGGAACATCTACCGAATCTACGTGGACAGAAAAAATACTCTCGCGTTGGAAAAACCAAAGTATTGTTTATTTTAAGAACGGGCGCGGATATACTTCTAACAACTTAATAGAAGAACTAGATGAAATTCTTTTTCTAAAGCCTACTACAACAATTTTACAAGTAGGGATATGTGATTGTACCAGACGAGGTGTTCCGCCAAAAATAGAAAAATGGATTCGAAGAATTCCCTATCTCCGTAGATTTGTTCTGAATTATATAAAACGTAACAATTATAAATTCACTAAAATTTTTGATTACAGATATATTTCGCTGAAACAATTTGAAGATAATATTCAAAAATCAATCAATCGGATTACTGAGTCGAAATCATCATTAATCATCATCGCAATTGCACCCCCAGGCGAACATATGATTAAAAATGTTTTTAACATTGAAGAAGACGTAAAAACCTTCAATACTACTTTGAGTGAATTAGCAAATCGCAATGACAATGTAATTTTTATTAATCCATATGAAGGAAAAGTAGCGAAGGAAGTTGTAGTAGATTACGACGGACATCATCTTTCTGAAAGCGGGCATGACTTAGTATTTCAAAAAATCAACCAAACATTACTAAATTAACTCGTAGAATCCAATAATCCATATATAGCAGCACAGAGTTCCATGGACTTAGTGGCTGATTCAAGGGTTGCCAATGCACTTTTTTTTCCCTCTAATAGATTCAAGATTTGTTCGGCTTGATAACGCAAACCGGGTTTAAATTCGCTATCAATGATATCAGGTTCCACTTCGGTGAGTCTACGTTCGCCGAGACGTTGGACTCCTAACTTTTCCAGTGGCCTCATCTCAAGTCTAACTTTACGATTACTAACTGTAACAACCCAAGGTCCAGGACCATCCCAAACGGCTTGGTAAACGCCAACATCACCACTCGAAAATCGAATGACAGAAACTACATTTCCCGGATGTTCCGGATTCCAAGGAGAAACGGAATCTACAGAAATGACATCGCCACGTCCAAAAAAAGTAAAATAGTCTATCAAATGAATGGAGTTGGCATACATATAATTCTTAACAACAATTTCAGGTTGGCCCATTTCTCTTGCAGCAGCCATATCTTGTTGGTCAAGGATAGAGATCAGTCGAGGGCTTTCATTATCTGCGATTTCTTTAAATGCTTGCCTCGTGGAAGAGTAGGATCGTCGATTAAGAGCAACATAGGCCCTAGTATTCGTCTCCTTAGCTTTTGCAAAAATTGATTTTGCAATTGGCAGATTGATTCCAACAGGTTTTTCTAAAAAACAAACCCATGGATATTGAAAACACTGAAAACAGATTTCAGGCATCGATAACTCTGTAACTGTTACAACGACTACATCAGCCTTGGTTTTTTGATACATAGAATCAATACTTTCAAATACCTCAGCATTATACTTTGACGCAAGTTCTTCAGCACGAGACTTGGTTCTACTATAAACACCAACAATTTCAACTGATTCAAGAGATGTAAATGCCTTTGCATGTTCCATTGCCATATAACCAGCACCAATAATTGCAATTTTCCACTTTTTCATGATGAACTCTCTATGTTAGGCCCAATTAAATTTTTTGTTTTTCGCTATATTTAAGCTATTAATAGAAATCGGAATATTTCCATTTTCATGAGACAAATGTGCGGCAACCAAACAAGCCATCGCATGTGCACCAGCATCACCATCAGGAAAAGATCCGCTTTCCAACATAGCATTCCATACTCGCATTGTTGGTACAACTGTATCAGCTGGCTCGATCTGGGTATTGATAATGTCAGCAGGCATGCCATAACGACTAGTTGGTAGTTCACAGAATTCAGGTTTACGAGAAGAAATCCTTAAATCTCCAGTAAGTTCATCTACAAGAATTTGCCCATTACGACAAATATAAACAAGTTGCAAACCGTAACCGGAATTAGATGAAAAATCAATGAACATAGAAACACCTAAATGATTTTTTGCAATTAGCCTGCCTGAACGATCTTCAAATTGTGGCCCCCGAGGATTTGGTAATTGCCCCTCTTCAAACCATGTTTGAACTGTCTCCACATTTGAATCCGTCATATAACGAAACATTTCGAAATAGTGACTCGCATTCATAGCTAAGCCAAAGTTAGAACCTGCAACAATAATACTGGATAATGCGCCCAGACGATCACCATCCTGAATCAAAGCCTTTACCTGTGTGTATTGTGGCATAAACCTCATTTGATGATTGATCGCCAAAATTGACCCTGCTTTATCACAAGAAGATTTCATTTTTTCGACTTCCTCTAATGAGATTGCCATTGGCTTTTCGCAAAGAATATATTTTATACCTAATTCTGCAGCTGCACATACATATTCGCAATGGAAAGGTGCGGTGGTTGCTACGACAAGAGCGGTTGGTTTTGTATTTTTTAACATTAAATATGCATCAGTATAACCAACCGATTGTTCTAATTTGTAATCTTTCGAAACCAACGCAATAACCTCTGATGAGACATCCGCAATTCCGCAAACTTCCATTTCTAAATTTTTGAGTGCTTGTAAATGACGGATGCCCATACGACCAAGTCCGATAATCGCAACACGCATACCTTTCGCTTTCGTAGAATCATTCTTCATCATTTTTTATCTCTTTTTTCTGTTCATTAGAATAAAAAAGCCGCCTATCAAAAGACAGA
Encoded proteins:
- a CDS encoding Gfo/Idh/MocA family protein; translation: MMKNDSTKAKGMRVAIIGLGRMGIRHLQALKNLEMEVCGIADVSSEVIALVSKDYKLEQSVGYTDAYLMLKNTKPTALVVATTAPFHCEYVCAAAELGIKYILCEKPMAISLEEVEKMKSSCDKAGSILAINHQMRFMPQYTQVKALIQDGDRLGALSSIIVAGSNFGLAMNASHYFEMFRYMTDSNVETVQTWFEEGQLPNPRGPQFEDRSGRLIAKNHLGVSMFIDFSSNSGYGLQLVYICRNGQILVDELTGDLRISSRKPEFCELPTSRYGMPADIINTQIEPADTVVPTMRVWNAMLESGSFPDGDAGAHAMACLVAAHLSHENGNIPISINSLNIAKNKKFNWA
- a CDS encoding SGNH/GDSL hydrolase family protein, yielding MAFTDSLGMPRKGTSTESTWTEKILSRWKNQSIVYFKNGRGYTSNNLIEELDEILFLKPTTTILQVGICDCTRRGVPPKIEKWIRRIPYLRRFVLNYIKRNNYKFTKIFDYRYISLKQFEDNIQKSINRITESKSSLIIIAIAPPGEHMIKNVFNIEEDVKTFNTTLSELANRNDNVIFINPYEGKVAKEVVVDYDGHHLSESGHDLVFQKINQTLLN
- a CDS encoding DUF1761 domain-containing protein; protein product: MLQNLNQLNWVAIVLAFLGYFILGYVWFTILFAKLYRISLGKDNELQKPLAMLFVLGPAICMLFITITTAVLFSALQVRQPIDAFIWGSLVGIGYLSANTVNIAINPNIPKPILYGAISSGYHFVGVNIVSFLLIQRF
- a CDS encoding Gfo/Idh/MocA family protein, whose protein sequence is MKKWKIAIIGAGYMAMEHAKAFTSLESVEIVGVYSRTKSRAEELASKYNAEVFESIDSMYQKTKADVVVVTVTELSMPEICFQCFQYPWVCFLEKPVGINLPIAKSIFAKAKETNTRAYVALNRRSYSSTRQAFKEIADNESPRLISILDQQDMAAAREMGQPEIVVKNYMYANSIHLIDYFTFFGRGDVISVDSVSPWNPEHPGNVVSVIRFSSGDVGVYQAVWDGPGPWVVTVSNRKVRLEMRPLEKLGVQRLGERRLTEVEPDIIDSEFKPGLRYQAEQILNLLEGKKSALATLESATKSMELCAAIYGLLDSTS
- a CDS encoding helix-turn-helix transcriptional regulator, which gives rise to MFATIKEYKPQPSLDRYVESYLHIQSHDDFTKSIFPHHSFVLTILLKGNHQYRMHTDLNALPAISLSGLRKSVKHNILSKGSEIIIVKFQPWGAFSFFNMPMNELNEIGISGYNLLHQADLNVLHSRLLEEKNSNLKIQSLEIFLLKMIKKQTVDQRIYEAISTMKRSQGRIKINTIADSINLTIDTFEKKFREVTGGTPKQISSIIRMNSAIREIPKYESFTRLAHDFGYFDQSHFIKEFKSFTGKTPSQFLR